The Pseudomonas benzenivorans region ACCAACGGCGGAGGAATAAATATTTCGCTCGGGGTAAAGCCCATGCCGTTGGAGACGCGAACCTCCTCGGTGAAGTCCTTGCGCAACAGATCGCCTGGCACTTTTTCGCTCGTCTTTGCGGCAAGCACGCGGTATTGGGGACCACGCTTCGAAACATAGCGAACCAGCTGCACCTCGATGGCATCGCCCTCGGCAAACGCACACGGCAATGCCGACATCGGAATCTCGCCATTGATCTCCCGGCTGACGATGTAGCGAATGACCTGCTTGCTCTCATTCACCTGATTTACAACCCCTAAAAGCTCGGGTGCAACATCCCATGGAGTAGCGCCAGCCCGACGCTCCAGCACAAACAGGTTGAAGCGCTGCTGCTCATCAAACTCGCCCTTGACCCTGACGGCATCTCCGGCCGCCAGACTCATCCGCGCGACCTTTGACTCAGGAATCGACACCTCCGAGGGGATTGAGCCCGTTTTCAGGAAAACCTTTCGCTTGGGCTTGTTCTCCCTGCCCGGCACGACAAAGGTCTCGCCCAGACAGGCATCAATCCAGGGCAGGTCATTGAACAGCAGCGCCTCAGCCGCCTTTGCATGAAGCCTGTAGTAGTCACGGTTGGATGCCTTGGCCTGAACCCCGGCAAACCAGTCCTGCGCGGCAATGCTGGCAACGACCTCGGGGATCTTGTAACCCTCCTGCTCCTTGGCTCGAATAATGGCTTCGACTTCGTGCTTGGCTGCAGCATGGTCATTGGCCTCCAGCATGCGCTCGGCGACTTCCAGGCGGATTTTCCCAGTGAACTTGTCCTCTGCCGGGCAAGTCAGCGCCTTGCAGTAACAGCCCAACGCAGCATCCGGATCCTTCTGCGAGACAATGTCACCCAGCAGCCCCCAGGCCCAGTAATCGTTTGACTTGGCCTTGGTCACAGCAATCCCAAAAGCCAGAGCCTCGTCATGCCTGCCCAGCGCCAGCAATAGCTTGGCCTTGTTCAGTTTGAGAAATACGTTGTCCGGAAAGCGCCCCATGGCACTATCAATGAAGGGCAGCATGTACGCCTGCCCGTCCGCATCATCGGCAGCAGCCGCTTCCTTGCCAGCCTGCTGGATGACCTTCTCAGCCAGTGACGGAAACTCCCTGCCATCCTCGGCGCGATAGCGCTCATAGTCGTCCTCGCGCAGATGCTGGAGATTCCAATGGCGGGAAAAGGCCAGCATTTTCAGCTTGTCCTGCCCGGCCAGCTTGGCGGCTAACTGCAATATGCGAGAGTGGAGCGAAGAGGGCTTTTCGATCGCCAGCTTGAGGTAGTCACTTAAATTACGCTTGGCCTCACCAACGTTGAAGTTCTCCCCGGCCATCAGCGCCTTGGTGTGCTGGTAAAGCTCCCAGCCGAAGCTGGTCTGGATATCCTGATCGGCAGCGCCGTTCATCCATACCTTGCGGTAGATTGCAGCAGCTTGCGCGTGCTGCCCGCTCTTGCTGAGCGCCTTGGCCTCGCTGATCTGCTGACCAAAGGGATTGCACAGCGATAGCGCATGGCGAACCCCTTTACTCAGCACATCGTCAGCAGGATCGACAACAATGCTCTCCAGCTGACTGCGATAGTGCGGCAGGTTCTCCAGCTGCCCATCCTTGACGTCCCGCTTGATCAGGTCGATCAGGCACCAGGCAAATGCCTTGCGGTCCCAGTCATCGACCTGCGGCGCAGCCATCAACTCAAGTGCCATCTTGTAGGCTTCGTCGATCGCCCCTTCCCTGCGCTTGGCGAAAACCTCCTTGTTGCTAATCATGCCTGCATACCTGCCGTAAGAAGCTGCCCCACCTCAGCGGCCAAGGTGCCCGGGGAGCACGCTGCGACCACGGGCTGGCATTTCGTGAACTGGTCTTTGCCGTTGTACCAGATGTCATAAACGGCCACGGCACCATCGCGGGCAAAGCTGTAGCGCTGGCACCATTGCAGCTCAACAACCTTCTGCAGTGTGATACCACTGCCAGCGCACAGGCCGAGCACCTTGGCATGGAGCTCATTAAGGAACGGCTTGGCGAAATGGGCATCGGCAACCCCTGCAGTCCCGCCATCCGCAAGCGGCAGGCCCTTGAGCGCGGCCAACACAGCACTCAGCTCGCTGCTCAACTCGGAGAGATAAGGAGCCGCTACACCGGTAACCTTGCTCTTGCCGTTATAGGCAATGTCTATACGAGCAGACTCCGCCTCACGGCTGAAGAGGTAAACCTCCTGGTACTGGTGATGGAGGACGTCCTCGATACTGATCCCCCGCCCGGCAATCAACCTGCGCACCTCGGCCAGCAACGCGAGCAGCGTTGTTGCGCTGGCGGGCATGCCAAATGTTTCGGATTGCGGCGCAGGGGCAACCGCTGCAGATGCTGACGCAGCAACGCCGGGAGCCGGAGCCGGAGCCGGAGCCGCGGGCATGCTGGGCGCCGCGCCGAGCATCTCCAGCGCCGGATTGACCACCATCTGAATACCACTCCACGGTTGGTGGTTCGGAGGGTCGAGCAGATACAGGTGACGCGCCGTTCGCGTGATCGCAGTGTAGAGCCAGCGGAAATACTCCGCCGTCAGCTGGCTTTGGTGGCTTTTGCATTTCACAAACACATGGTTCCACTCACTGCCCTGCGCCTTGTGGCAGGTGATGGCGTAACCGAACTTGAGCCTCAAGGCATTGAAATACGGGTCCGCCTTCAAGGCGTGCTTGAACGCCGTACTCTTGCTGTTCAAGTCCCGGTTGCGCATGCAGAAGTCGAGGTAGAGAGCCTTATGCTCGTCCGAGGAGAGCGCCAGCTCCTTGCTATACAGCAGATCCTCAATGATCTTGGCCTGGAAAAACCGGGGGGTACCATCAAGATCCCTGAAGCCGACGACTACATCCTTGAACAGCAGAGAAACGGGTATTTCCTCAAGCGAGCCGGTGTCCGGATTTTTCCTTTTCAAGGTCACGGTCCGCTTTTCGGCGGCCCCAAGCACCTGACGTATCACACCGAAGTCACCGTTGGAGATGAACAACCCGTAGGTGCTGTTGTTAGAGATGGCCATCACCTTGTCGCCCGGCATCACCTCCGCGCAGCCAGGGAAAAAGTGTTCGCGAATTTGCCGGTTGTAATCGCCAACGTCAGAGTTCGAATGGGCGATGACGATGGATTCGCCATTGATCTTGCCGCCGCAAGACTCAAGGTAACGCTGCAACAGCGCCTGATGCTCCACCTTCTCAACGTCCGGATAGCCAAAGTCCATCGTCAGGCGATTGAACACCTTGGTCTGCAAGGACTGCCGAAGCGGCAGTGCATTGGCGATGACGCCGCTTTCCGATTTCTGCCGCACCACCTCAGACAACTCATAGCAGGTAGCACGTGCGTGGTGATGGCGAAACAGATACTCCGCATCCAAAGCAGGTGAGAAGTTCATCCCCACCGGCGGCAGCTGCGCGTCGTCGCCGATGAAAATCACCTTCTTGCTGTGATCGTTATGGTCCAGATTCACAAACTTCAGGAAGTCAGCCAGCAGGTAACCCGTGCCGAAGCGGAAGAACTCAGCCTCCTGGTAGATATCGGGCACCATGGACGCTTCGTCCACGATGTACACCGTATCGGCTGACAGGCAGTTCACCGCCAGCTGCGCGTAGAACTTGAAGGTCTCGGTGCCGTCAGTGTCTTCGTCGCGATACTCGGCAATATCGTCGAAGGAATAGATGGTCTTATGCAGCGTGTAGGCTTGCGACTGGGTTTTGCTGGCGATGACCTTCGACGCCTTGCCGGTGGGTGCGGCGAGCACGTAGTTGCGACCAATCGCTCGGAAATACTCGGTCAGGCCCTTGGTGATAAAGGTTTTACCCGTACCCGCGTAGCCTTTGAGAAGGAACACGCTCTCCGTCTTGCTACCGAGGAAGCGCTCGATCTGCTTGACCAGCTCCGCCTGCCCGCTGGTCAGCGTATAGCCGGCAAAGGCATCGTGAATGCTGAGATGCCGACGCGTGTTTGCTGCGTTGAAATCGATGCCGCCCGAGGCCTGAGCCGAGGCGCATTTGAAATCATCCAGCCTAGCCTGATCAGGTGCAGAGGAGATTGATGCGGCTTCAGCCTGAGCGGCTTTCTCTGCTGCCTCCAGGCGGCTCAACTCGTCTTTCGCCAAGGCCAACTGCTCGGCACGGTCTTCTGCAGGGCTGCCCTGCTCCGTGGCTTCGACAGGGGCCGTGAACGGCGGATAGGTGTCGGCAGATTCACCGCTATAGGTTTTGTAGAACCACTGGCCGATCAGATACGCATCCCCAATCAGGGCAAGCGAGACGCTGTCGTCGATAAAACCGCCATGGGCGGCTTTATTACCGATCATCCGCAGCGCGTGCAGCTTTTGCAGCACGATGTCGCCGACCGCCTCTTGAAAGGCCGGATACTTGAGCTTCTCAAAGAACCCATCGCTCGGCTCACAGGGCAGGCGCAAATCCCGGTAGAGCACGCCAACCAGCACCTCAGCAAAGCAACGCAGCTTGATGGCAACGGTGTGCGGGTCGGCAAACACATAGCGCTCAGCGAGCGAGGCATGCTGATACAGCTCGGGCCAGCGAGACTTCAGCGGGAGAAAGCTATCCGAAACCATTCATTTTCCTTACTCGACTGGGCAACAACTCTACGATCAATCGATTCCTATAGCATCCCGGCGCACCCTTCAGGATGCGGAATATCGTCCTAAAGCCGGCTGACGACCGGCAACATGGCCTGTGCTGCGGTGGGCATGAGTAACCCGCCAACGACTTGCGTCCAAGAGATGTTTGCCAGCCCGCTTACTGCCGGCAGGCCATCAAACTCACAGGCCATCTCGAACTGCTCGTCGCCCTCGGCCAGGCTGAAGCAGTTCATATCGCTTTTGTCGGCCTTGACGTCGCCGCTCTCGAAGAAGATCGCCAAGGCTTCGAGGATGGTCGATTTGCCATAATCATTGCGCCCGACGATGCCGGTCATGGCTTCGTCGATGGGAATGACGGTGGTTTACGGTAGCCGCGAAAATTTGTGAGCTTGACGGACTTGAGGCGCATGGGGATTTCCTTATCTATAGCTGGCCAGAGAAGGCTTTTTGACTGAGAGATGAAAACAACATTTCAAAGTCGCCAGCTTGCTTTGATAAATGAGTCTTACTTTTCGAGTGCCTCTGGCAAAAAACGATAAACTCATTCTGAAGTTCAATTGGCGGCAAAGGAATTAATATAGAAGCCGCTTGCTTAGCATTTATATTGAATTGAACTGCAGTTTCCCCACCTGCCTTTTGCAGTAACGACTTTCCACCATCAGAGGAGACAAATCGATAAAACCACTCGGGATTACACATCTTGACGTTTGGCCTCAGCCTCATTACATGAGAATCTATATAAACGTCCTCTGAATATCCTGAGAAAAACGAAGCCTTACCTAGTTGCTTCTTCGACCCAATAGCTCTTGCCAGCACAGTATCGCCAGAGCGGAGAATAAACCTCTCAAGCTCGGAATCTTTTAGTTGAGCACGCCCGCACTTACTAAAGTTAATATCTAGCTTTCCAATTTCGCCTACACGGACGACCAAATAACCCTGACCATCGGCAGGCGTAGTTGTTCCTATTCTTGGTGGCACACTGAAGAGCTCGCCACTCGGTCTTACCTCCCACCCCTTCGGATTGGTCACCGGGTCGCCGAACATGTCCAGAAACAGGGCACGGAGGAAGTCGTCGGCGAGCTGGATGGCTTGCTGGCGTTTGCGGCGGATAGCGTCGGCCTTGTCGAGGATGGCTGCGATGCGCTTTTGTTCGGGCAGGGGTGGGAGAGGTATTTCCAACCTCATGACATCTTTCGGATAAAGATGAATCCCTTTTACCAATTGCTTGATCTGAAATCGAGCCTGCGGCGACTGCAACCAATAGTTGAGAAACCTTGGATTTAGCTTTTCTGTATTCGCCCGAGCAATTAACCATTCACCGGTAGGCAAAGACCCAACGACTGCCTGTTCAGCACGATACTGTTTACTGCCAACATAATCCGAATTATGTGCTGCATTCAAAATTAACGAGTCATCAAGCTCAAGATGTTTATCTGAGAACTTGTCGGCCAGTCCGGGATCAACAAAAGACTCGAACGGACCTTTAAAAGATCCATTTTCGCCAACATCCTTGATCTTAAGAACTGGATGGCCAACACCCCTTTGATCACCCTTAGAAGGAGTTTTACCATTGAAGACATCTGACACATCAGCCAGCGCTACACTTTTCCAACTCACAGCATCCCCTCCAACTCATCCAGATCCGCCAGAATCTCCTGCTCCAGCCCTTTCAGCCGTTGCAGAATCACCTTCGGGTCTTCGTACTGCTCCTGCTGGTACTCCACTTCCTTGTAGCGATTGATGGAGAGGTCGTACTTATTGGCAGCGATGTCCTCAGCCGGCACGACAAAGGCCTTTTTGCGCTTGTCGCCAAACAGTGTGTTGATGGTGCTGGCGCTGAAATTGGCCTCGACCATCTGCCGGTATTTGTGCCACTGGGCAATGGCATCGGGCAGGTCGTTGCTGCCCTCGCCTTTCAGCTCGGTGCGCTTGTCGTCCAGCGAGTAGCCGTCGGCCTGCAGGTCGTAGAACCATACGTGCTCGGTGCTGCCACCCTTGGTGAAAATCAGGATGGCGGTGCTGACGCCGGCGTAGGGTTTGAACACGCCACTGGGCAGGCTGACGATGCCTTCCAGTTGGTTGTTGTCGAGCAGCTCCTGGCGCAGCTGCTGGTGGGCCTTGGATGAGCCGAACAGCACACCGTCCGGCACGATCACGGCGGCACGGCCGCCGAGCTTGAGCGAGCGGAGGATATGGGCGACGAACAGCAACTCGGTCTTCTTGGTTTTCACCAGGCCGAGCACGTCGGGGTTGGTGTTGGTTTCGTCCAGACTGCCTTTGAACGGCGGGTTGGCCAGCACCACGTCGAAGAAGTCCTGCTCCTGGCACGGGTAGTGCTCCTTGATGGATTTGCTCAGGGAGTCCTGGTAGCGGATGTTCGCGCCGTTCACGCCGTGGAGCATCATATTCATGCTGGAGACGCGCAGCATGGTGGTGTCGAAGTCGAAGCCCCAGAACATCTGGCTGTTGATGTGCTGGCGGTAGGGTTCGAGCAGGTCGCCTGAGTAATGCAGGTTGCCGTCTTCGTCGGTGAAGGTACCTTCCGGGCTGGAATGCACGCGGTTGAGGTATTCCATGGTGCGGGCGAGGAAGCCGGCAGTGCCACAGGCCGGGTCGCAGATCACATCGGTCGGTAGCGGAGCAATCAGCTCGATCATCGCGTCGATGATATGGCGCGGCGTGCGGAACTGGCCGTTGATGCCGGCGGTGGTGAGCTTGCTCAGCAGGTATTCGTAGATATCGCCCTTCACGTCGCTCTGGGTCAGCGGCAGGTCGTTGACCATTTCCACGGCGGAGGTGAGTACGGACTCGTTCTTGATCTCCAGATCGGCGTCCTGCATGTACTCGCTGATATGGCCGAGGCCTTCACGCTCGCCACCCTCGCCCTCGGCGCTGCCGAGTTGGGCGAAGAACGGATAGACCTTCTGCTTGAGGTGGCTGTGGAGCTCCTTGCCGCTCATGTTGCGGAAGTTCTTCCAGCGCAGCAGTTGGCCGTCCGGGGTATTGGGGAACAGGCGGTCGAAGGCTTTGCCGGTGCGGTTGGCTTTGCGCTCGGCCACGTCCTCCTGCATGTCGAGCATGCGGGCGAACATCAGGTAGCTGATCTGCTCGATCACGGTCAGCGGGTTAGTGATGCCGCCGGTCCAGAACTTTTCCCAGAGCTTGTCGATATCGTTGCGGATTTTGCCGGTGAGCATGCGAGGTACTTCTCTCGTAAAAAAATGGGGGATTAGACCTGCGGCAGCGCTTCGCTGTCGTGACCGTTGTGATTTATCTGCTGTGGCAGCTCTGCGGCGGAGTCATCCACTTCGTCCAGCGCCTCGACGATCAGCGAGAGTCGCTCGCTTTCGAAATCCATATGGGTTGGCTCCAGCGCCGGCAGCGTCTTGCTGACCTTGGCCGACAACTTGTTGAAGCGCTCCACCTTGCCGTACAGGCCTTGCTTGCCCGCCAGTGCCTTGACAGTGTCGTTGTAGTGGTTGCTCACGGTATTGAGGGTGCCTCCCAGCTTACCGAGGCGCTCGGCCACGGTGCAGACCTGGTTGTAGATCTCGCCGGCCTTCTCGCTGATCTCGCGCGCTTCGGCATTGCTGCGCTCGATCATCCACAGGTTGGAAACGGTGCGCAGGATCGGGATCAGGGTGGTGTGGGAAACCAGGACGATGCCCTTCTTGTAGCCGTACTCGAACAGATCCTTGTTGTGTTTCATGGCCTCGATGTAGGCCGGCTCGATGGGCATGAACATCAGCACGAAGCTGGGGCTGCGCATCCCAACGAGGTTGGTGTAATCCTTGGAAGCCAGGTCATCGATGTGCCGGCGAACCGCTTTGACGTGCTCAACCATGGCCTGTTGAGACTCACTGCTGGTCTCCGCGGAAACAGCACGGTCGTAGGCAACCAGTGAGACCTTGCTATCGATGATGATGTGTTTGCCATCGGGCAGCTTGATCAGGTAATCGGTCTGCTTGCTCTTACCTTCGGCATCCTTGAAGGCGCTCTGCACTTCGTAGTGTGCCTCTTCGATCAGGCCACTCATTTCCAGCGTGCGGCGCAGTTGCGCCTCGCCCCAGGCGCCGCGCTGCTGGGAGTCGCCCTTGAGCGCGGAGGTGAGGTTGTTGGCCTCTTTGCTCATCTGCAGGCCGATTTCCAACACCTTTTTGATTTCAGAGTTGAGACTGGTGTTGCCCTGCAGGGACGCATCGTGAACTTCGTTGATGCGCTTCTGGAAGCCTTCGATCTGCTCGCGGAACGGCTTGAGCATCCCGTCGATACTGGTCTGACTGGTCTGGGTGAAGGTCTTGCCCTTCTCCTCGAAAATCTTGTTGGCCAGGTTCTCGAACTCCTGAGTCAGCGACTTGCGCGCATCGGCCAGTTGCGTCATCTGCTCCTGGAAGTTCTCCTCGCGCTGGCTCAGCGTGGTTTTGAGCTCGGTGTGCTCGGATGACAGCGTGTTGAAACGCCCCTGAAGTTCGCCGAACGCTTTTACCTGCTCAGTCAGGTGCTGCTTGGTTTCAGTCAACTGCCCGCGTGCATCGCGCTCGGAGGTCTCCAGCGACTTGGCGCGCTTGCCCTCGGTGGCCAGCTCATCCTTCAGGCGATCACGATCTGCATGCAGCTGCTCGTTAGTGGTCTGGGACTGGGCCAGACGGTCTCGCAACTCAGCTACCAGTTCCTCACGCTTCTGTAGAGACGTTTTGAGCTCGGCATGTTGATTACTGAGCGGCTGATAACGCCCCAGCAGCTCGTTGTAGTCCTGAGCCTGAGTGGCCATCTTCTGGCGAGTTTCAGCCAGTTGCTCACGGGCCTCTCGCTCGCCCGTTGCGGCCACCTTGGCGCTGGCATCCAGATTTGCCAGCTCGTCCTTGAGGGTGTCGCGCTCACTTTGCAGCGAGGTGCTGATCGATTGCGCAGCAGCCAAGCGATCTCGTAGATCATTGGTTTGCTCTTGCAGAGCGCGGCCTTCGGCTTGGGCTGTTTCTAGGCGCTTGGCAGCTTCGTGATGCTGCCTGCTCGTATCGTCCAGCTTCACCTGTAATGCAGTGCGAGCATCTTTGCTCTCTTGCTGCTCCTTATTCAGGCGTGCCTCATTGTCGAAGGCGGCCTGCAGCTTGGCTTTCAGGGTGCTTTCTGCGACCTGCAGCTCATGGGTGCGCGCTTCTGCGGCCTTGAGCTGATTACTTAGCGCAACACTGTCTGCGGCTGCAGTCGCTTGAGCCTGCTGAGCCCGCTCAAGCTGGGCCGCCAGCAGACTGAGTTGCCGGCCCTGACGCAATGCCGAGAAGAAATAACCCAGCAACGTACAAGCCAGTGCGAGTACAGCTGTGATAACGAAGATATCGGTAGTCCATTGACTGGCTTGCATGTGCACTCCTAGTGACTGGTGGGCGGGGTTTCCCCGCGCAAGAAGGGCTTGAGCACGGCCACCAGCTCACCCACATCGGCAGGGCTAAACACACCGTCGATGCCTTCGTGGGAAATGCTGGAGAATGGAGCGTCGTAGAGCTTTTCGATGACGATGCTGCCGTGCTGGGCGATGTAGCTTTTCAGCAGGTTCATAAAGCGCACCTGCTGGGCCGTGAGGCTGGGGTGGGTATGCAGGAACTGGGCGAAATGCTGCTCGATGGCCTGTACATCCAGGCCGATCAGCTCGCGCACGGTCAACTGCAGCTCGCTGGCGGTGCGGCCATAGAACTCGTTGAGCACCTGCAGGCTGACGCCGGGGTGGCTGGTGAGGATGGTCGAGGTCAGCGAGTTCAACTCCTGTTCGGCAATCGGCTCGCCCTTGTGGATTTTCTGCAGGGTCGGGTTGGCGGTCAGCATGCCGTCGAGGATGTCCTTGAGGCGGCGACGGTAAGCCAGCGCCTCGTTGGCGCCGGCAATGGTGACCTTGCGCTCATTAGCCTCTACGCCGGTATCACGGGTACCTGTGCTGGGCATGGCATAACCGTCCGTGCCACCGGTTTGGCGGTATTTCATGATGCCCCGCAGCTCCTGCCGGGCGCGCTCCAGCTTGCCCACGTTGGCGTTGAGCCAGAAGTCCGCGCTGCGAACCTCCGCGATCAGGGCATCCTTCTGGCGCACGGCCTGGATGTTGATGGCGAGCTTGTCGATCTCTTCCAGCAGGGTGATCTTGCCATCCTCGAAACAGCTTGCCTGTTCCACCAGGCAGCGCTCGATACCGGCGATGAGTTTGTCGAGCGCGGTGGCATGTTTGTCGCGCAGCACACGAGCCGACATCAGCGGAGCGATGGTGGTCGCCAGCAGGTGCTGGATCTTGGCGTCGAACTTTTGCAGCTGGTCGCCCTGCTGCAACTGGTGCACGGCACGCAGCTCGCGTTTGACGGCAACGCTGCTCTCCGGCAGGTCGTTGATGTCGGCACGCAGCAGCTCGATAGCGACATCGAAGGCAGCAGCATGGTTGTGCTTGAGAGCGGCCTGCGCCAGCTCCAGGCGCGCTTCGAAGGTGGTCTGCAGGAGCGACTTGCCGCCCTGGTCGTCCGGCTCTTCGTACTCCTGCTCGAAGAAGTCGAAGTTGCCGTAATGATCGAAGATGAGGAACTCGGTCTTGTGCTTGCCCTGACCAAACAGGTTGGGGCGCAGGCGTGTGCCGCGACCGATCATCTGCCAGAACTTCACCCAGGATTTGACCGGTTTGGCGAAGACCAGGTTGACCACTTCGGGCACGTCGATGCCGGTGTCGAGCATGTCCACCGAGATGGCGATGCGGAAGTCGTTGTCCGGCTTTTTGAATTCCTTGATCAGGGTATCCACGTGCGGGATTTGGTTGTGGATGACCTTGCAGACCTTGCTGCCGTGCTGCGGGTAGAGCTTGCAGAAGAGCTTTTCCAGGTGCTCGGCATGGTCCTGACGCTGGGCGAAGACGATGGTCTTGCCGACCAGTGAGCCGGTCTCGTCCTTGATGCCGTTGTTGATCAGGTTTTCCAGGATGATGCGGTCGGTGTCTTCGCTGAAGATCTTGCGACCGATGTCCTTGCCGGCGATGGTGGTGCGTTTGGCCTCCTCCTCGCCGAGGTCTTCTTCGAGCTGGCGCTGCTGTTCCTCGCTCAGGTCGTTGTAGTGGATGCCATCGCGCAGGAAGTCGGTGGTGAGGTCTTTGACGCGGAACGGCACCAGGTAAGGCGGATCGTTGTTGATGGCGGCATCGAGGCCGAACTCGAAGGTCGGGTCGGTGGTCTCGCAGTCGAACATGTCGAAGGTGTTGCGGCTGATGAACTTCACCGGGGTGGCGGTGAGGCCTACCTGCAAAGCATCGAAGTAGTCGAACAGGTCGCGGTACTTGTTGTAGATGCTGCGGTGGCTCTCGTCGGCGATGATCAGGTCGAAGAAGCCCACATCGAGCTGGGCGAAGCGGTTCATCATGCCCGGGTAGGTGGCGATGTAGACACGTGCGGTCTGATCGACCTTGTTGGTTTCACCGATCACGCAGCGCGGCTCGCTGGGCAGGTTCTGCTTAAAGGCCTCATCGGCCTGCACGCGCAGCTCCTTGCGGTCACACAGGAACAGCACGCGCTTGGCCCAACCGGTGCGTAGCAGCAGTTCGGCCAGCGCAATGGCCACGCGGGTCTTGCCGGTGCCGGTGGCCTGGATGATCAGCGCGCGGCGACGTTGCTGTTGGAAGTGAGCGGCGACCGTTTTGATCGCTTCGATCTGATAGGGACGGTCAGCGATGTTCAGATCAGGGTTGTGGCGTTCCAGCTCCGGTTTGCGGTATTGGCGCTGGTAGATCAGGTATTCGAGGCTGTCTTTGCTGTAGAGGCCATACACCGGGCGATAGGTGTTGTACTGCGCGTCGTCCCAGATGAAGGTTTCGTAGCCATTGCTGTAGAAAATCACCGGGCGCTGCATGCCCATACGCTCAAAGCCGTCGGCATACATGCGAGCCTGCTCTCGCCCGGCCTGCAGGCTGACATTGCCGGATTTCTTGGCCTCGATCACGGCCAGCGGTTGGCCGTTGTCGCCCCATAGCACGTAGTCCGCACGACCCTTGCCGGAAACGTTATCGGGAAAGTCGACCTCCACTTCCTGACCGACCTGCGAGGGGTTGCTGATATCCCAGCCCGCCTGCACCAGCATGGCGTCGATCAGCAGGGCGCGGGTCTTGGCCTCGTTCCACTGCAGGCTGTCGGCTACCTTCTGGCTCTGCTGCTGACGTTTCTGCTGGTCAGGCTTGGCTGGCGGTTCCAGTTTGTCGAGATGGCGGGTGCGCTCCTGCTCCAGCTTCTCCATGACGCGTTGCAGCTCTTCCTGCTGCTGATTGAGTTCCTTCTCGTAGCTGGAGACGGTTTTCTGCAGGCTGGCGAGGGTCGCGGTTGGATCCTGCACCTCGGCAAAGGGCGGAATATCGGCCTGCGAGGTGCCGTAGTACTTGATGGCCATGTACATGGCCAGTTGATGGGCGGTCTTCAGCGCCAGCTGTGCGTTGCGCAGGTCACCTTCCGCACCGTGTGCCGTGTCATTACCCTGGATACGCAGGAAGTTGATCTGGTGAACAAGTGGCTTGCTGACGCAATCGACGAACACCGGGTTTTTTACCAGGTCGTAGAAAGTCGACTGCGGCATACGCGGCAGCAGCTCTTCCTTGTAGATGGCTTTGGTCAGCTCTTCGGCGAAGCTGCGCAGGCGAGTGAGCGCGCTGCCCGGATCAATATGCAGAACGGCTTCGGCGAGGCCAGCGAGGTTCGCCAGCAGTTCGTTGCCGATGCGGAGAAACTCGAAGTTAAATGATTTCATGTAGGCGATTCTGTCCATGAGGGTCCTAGAGCGAGGACCGTGCCAAGTTTTATTCGATGCCGTACTTTTCCATCCAGTTGCTCAGCGTCTGCTGGCTTTTGAGGCCTAGAAGGCTGGCCGCACGGGTCTTATTTTTGCCGGTGAGCTTCAGAGCCTGACGTA contains the following coding sequences:
- the rmuC gene encoding DNA recombination protein RmuC gives rise to the protein MQASQWTTDIFVITAVLALACTLLGYFFSALRQGRQLSLLAAQLERAQQAQATAAADSVALSNQLKAAEARTHELQVAESTLKAKLQAAFDNEARLNKEQQESKDARTALQVKLDDTSRQHHEAAKRLETAQAEGRALQEQTNDLRDRLAAAQSISTSLQSERDTLKDELANLDASAKVAATGEREAREQLAETRQKMATQAQDYNELLGRYQPLSNQHAELKTSLQKREELVAELRDRLAQSQTTNEQLHADRDRLKDELATEGKRAKSLETSERDARGQLTETKQHLTEQVKAFGELQGRFNTLSSEHTELKTTLSQREENFQEQMTQLADARKSLTQEFENLANKIFEEKGKTFTQTSQTSIDGMLKPFREQIEGFQKRINEVHDASLQGNTSLNSEIKKVLEIGLQMSKEANNLTSALKGDSQQRGAWGEAQLRRTLEMSGLIEEAHYEVQSAFKDAEGKSKQTDYLIKLPDGKHIIIDSKVSLVAYDRAVSAETSSESQQAMVEHVKAVRRHIDDLASKDYTNLVGMRSPSFVLMFMPIEPAYIEAMKHNKDLFEYGYKKGIVLVSHTTLIPILRTVSNLWMIERSNAEAREISEKAGEIYNQVCTVAERLGKLGGTLNTVSNHYNDTVKALAGKQGLYGKVERFNKLSAKVSKTLPALEPTHMDFESERLSLIVEALDEVDDSAAELPQQINHNGHDSEALPQV
- a CDS encoding type I restriction-modification system subunit M, with the translated sequence MLTGKIRNDIDKLWEKFWTGGITNPLTVIEQISYLMFARMLDMQEDVAERKANRTGKAFDRLFPNTPDGQLLRWKNFRNMSGKELHSHLKQKVYPFFAQLGSAEGEGGEREGLGHISEYMQDADLEIKNESVLTSAVEMVNDLPLTQSDVKGDIYEYLLSKLTTAGINGQFRTPRHIIDAMIELIAPLPTDVICDPACGTAGFLARTMEYLNRVHSSPEGTFTDEDGNLHYSGDLLEPYRQHINSQMFWGFDFDTTMLRVSSMNMMLHGVNGANIRYQDSLSKSIKEHYPCQEQDFFDVVLANPPFKGSLDETNTNPDVLGLVKTKKTELLFVAHILRSLKLGGRAAVIVPDGVLFGSSKAHQQLRQELLDNNQLEGIVSLPSGVFKPYAGVSTAILIFTKGGSTEHVWFYDLQADGYSLDDKRTELKGEGSNDLPDAIAQWHKYRQMVEANFSASTINTLFGDKRKKAFVVPAEDIAANKYDLSINRYKEVEYQQEQYEDPKVILQRLKGLEQEILADLDELEGML
- a CDS encoding type I restriction endonuclease subunit R, whose protein sequence is MKSFNFEFLRIGNELLANLAGLAEAVLHIDPGSALTRLRSFAEELTKAIYKEELLPRMPQSTFYDLVKNPVFVDCVSKPLVHQINFLRIQGNDTAHGAEGDLRNAQLALKTAHQLAMYMAIKYYGTSQADIPPFAEVQDPTATLASLQKTVSSYEKELNQQQEELQRVMEKLEQERTRHLDKLEPPAKPDQQKRQQQSQKVADSLQWNEAKTRALLIDAMLVQAGWDISNPSQVGQEVEVDFPDNVSGKGRADYVLWGDNGQPLAVIEAKKSGNVSLQAGREQARMYADGFERMGMQRPVIFYSNGYETFIWDDAQYNTYRPVYGLYSKDSLEYLIYQRQYRKPELERHNPDLNIADRPYQIEAIKTVAAHFQQQRRRALIIQATGTGKTRVAIALAELLLRTGWAKRVLFLCDRKELRVQADEAFKQNLPSEPRCVIGETNKVDQTARVYIATYPGMMNRFAQLDVGFFDLIIADESHRSIYNKYRDLFDYFDALQVGLTATPVKFISRNTFDMFDCETTDPTFEFGLDAAINNDPPYLVPFRVKDLTTDFLRDGIHYNDLSEEQQRQLEEDLGEEEAKRTTIAGKDIGRKIFSEDTDRIILENLINNGIKDETGSLVGKTIVFAQRQDHAEHLEKLFCKLYPQHGSKVCKVIHNQIPHVDTLIKEFKKPDNDFRIAISVDMLDTGIDVPEVVNLVFAKPVKSWVKFWQMIGRGTRLRPNLFGQGKHKTEFLIFDHYGNFDFFEQEYEEPDDQGGKSLLQTTFEARLELAQAALKHNHAAAFDVAIELLRADINDLPESSVAVKRELRAVHQLQQGDQLQKFDAKIQHLLATTIAPLMSARVLRDKHATALDKLIAGIERCLVEQASCFEDGKITLLEEIDKLAINIQAVRQKDALIAEVRSADFWLNANVGKLERARQELRGIMKYRQTGGTDGYAMPSTGTRDTGVEANERKVTIAGANEALAYRRRLKDILDGMLTANPTLQKIHKGEPIAEQELNSLTSTILTSHPGVSLQVLNEFYGRTASELQLTVRELIGLDVQAIEQHFAQFLHTHPSLTAQQVRFMNLLKSYIAQHGSIVIEKLYDAPFSSISHEGIDGVFSPADVGELVAVLKPFLRGETPPTSH